Genomic segment of Microbacterium sp. M28:
CCCCCACGCGGACGCCGACGAGCGCCCCGCCGACCTTCGACGGGCCGGAGCCGACGCACACCATGCGCAGCACCTGGTCGACGGATCCCTTCTTCCGCGGTGGCGCGAGCTACACGCCCGTCGGTGCGCAGCCGAGCCTGCGCGCCGCGCTCTCCGAGCCGATCGAGGGGCGGGTGTTCCTCGCCGGTGAGGCCACCGACAGCGACGCGCCGGGCACCATGCGCGGCGCCATCCGATCGGGCGAGCGCGTGGCCAACGACCTGCGCACGCGTGCAGCCGCCGGTGAGCGCATCGCCGTCGTGGGAGCCGGCCTCGCCGGGGCCGTCGCAGCGGGACGTCTCGCCGAGGCAGGAGCCAAGGTGACCGTCTTCGAGGCGCGCGAACGGATCGGCGGCCGCATCGACTCGCGCGTCGACGAGGCATGGCCGATCCCGGTGCAGCTGGGCGGATGGATGCTGGGCGTCGACGACACCGATCTTCGGGCGCGATGGGAGGGTGTCGACACGCGCCTGCTGGAGCTCACCGGTGCGGAATGGCGCTCGCCGGACGGTCCCGTCGACGCGGTCGGTGTCGAACCGCTCGCCTCAGCCCTGGAAGCCGCGCAGGCGCAGCCGAAGGACCTCTCGGTCGCCGAGGCGCTCATCGAGAACGGTGCGGATCCCGAGGAGCCGGGCCTCGCCGCGCTGCTCGCGACCGTGACCGCGGCATCCGGGGGCGACCCCGACGCCCTGTCGTCCTGGTTCCCGCCGGCGCTGCCGCCGGAGAGCTACGCGGCTCCGTCCG
This window contains:
- a CDS encoding flavin monoamine oxidase family protein is translated as MTRRTLLIGAGVGAMSVLLASCTPEPQPTPTPTRTPTSAPPTFDGPEPTHTMRSTWSTDPFFRGGASYTPVGAQPSLRAALSEPIEGRVFLAGEATDSDAPGTMRGAIRSGERVANDLRTRAAAGERIAVVGAGLAGAVAAGRLAEAGAKVTVFEARERIGGRIDSRVDEAWPIPVQLGGWMLGVDDTDLRARWEGVDTRLLELTGAEWRSPDGPVDAVGVEPLASALEAAQAQPKDLSVAEALIENGADPEEPGLAALLATVTAASGGDPDALSSWFPPALPPESYAAPSADLAAFVESLLEGLKVSLSSPVALVAYDDTGVSLRLGTGESLSFDRVVITVPLGVLQHGGVEFSPALPFAHRDAIADLGFGAIETIWLRFDETFWDTEAALWHVVDGDSVIRTWFNLQPSTGEPVLVGLVGGEAAEEFAGLGDQEAVVAALVSLTPFMPSDDPS